TTAGCTATTCTCTGTCTTGGTTTAAAGATAACATAATTAGTCTTTTTAACATTAACTGAGAGCTTGTTACATTTCAACCACATATCATAATTGCGCAGCTCGTCATTTAAGTAAGAGATAAAGCCCGAGAACGGAGGTATTAAGCCATATACATCCCGAGGGCCGTAGGCCCGAGGGATGTATAAGATATTATTCATGAGGTATAGGTTACATAAAGGTGGTCTTTCACAGGGCAATAATTGGCCACTTGTTTTTGACATCTGTTTGCTTGTCATTTTTTGATCCAACCACAGACAATGACGTATTTCATTGTAAGTATTGTAAAGGTTTTCACACAGCATCGAGAAAGGGCGTTTCACGGGTCATGATTTGTTCAAAGCACTTGTTCTCTCTTTCTCAGGTGAGAAACGGAGAACAATAGCGCATTGTTTGTTTGCTAAGCCGACAGTTTGGTTTACATCGACTCCTGTTGGACATAACAAGCTTGGAAACGTTGTTAGCAAAATGTGTAAAGACGCAGACCTACAGGGCCAATTCAGCAATCACAGTCTGAGGGCCACAACAGCAACACGTGGACTGGAAAAAGGAATCTCAGATAAGTTGATTATGGAGCGTACGGGCCACCGAGATATCAGATCTTTACAAAGGTATCAGAGGCCTGATGTCTCTACCAAAATTGAGATTTCTAAAGCATTAAATTGTCGATCCGAAGGATCCGTAGGAGAAAGGGAAGCCGAGTCCTCGTTAAAAAGAGAAGTAGATCAGTTAGTTGATGACAAGGTAAAAAGGTTTTGCCAAGATGACAACAACGCGACTGTGAAAGGATCAAACAGTGTTGTGTTCCAGAATTGTTCGTTTGTAATATCCAAAgacttaaaattttcttagagTGAACACATAGCCTGCATGATATACTACTGTATTTTCTATAGTTGCAGAATAAATTTCTATATTTGTGTTAAAGGGAGAAATTTTCTCAGAAAGTTTGGCGGGGTCAAAGGACGTGTATGATTTGCTTTAATTGCTCATTATAAATGGAAGGGATTTATTTGTATATTGCCCAGGGCAGCAGGGCAATATACAGATAAATACCGGGTATTTATAGAGATATTGCCCTTGCATTTATAATTAGCAATTTATTCAATTCATCAGCCCCGCCCTCCCCGGAATTTCAGTTAgttaaatattcatgaagtatgtaagttaaataaagtatgttgaatatcaaaagaaaatgtgtgattcatgaaataataaaaattgcACCCTTTtggggcctggggcccgtttctcgaaagtcccggtaattaccgggacCGCTACCGGGAAACTTTATCGCGACGGGGTCGATAAAATAACCGGGAGTTACTAGGCTCTTGCGTACACTGCGACGCTCGTCATGAACAGAAGGAGAATGAATTGGCACTATAGATCTGTGCAACGAACTTGATGTAAACAAAGGTGGCGTTCGAAGCGATGACCTCCTTTTACACCTTCCAGCAGTAAAGGCGGCTTTTTAAACCTCAGTGGCAGGAGAATTTTTGCAAAGGATGTTTAGATGGCAGGATTTTTAttcacgctttttgtaagcaacccTTTTAGTTTGCTGGCAAGCAACGTTCTTTTGGAGTAATAGAAGCTCAGAATTACCTACAATTTCACAGCTTCATTTCTCATTTCAAGTGAACGTATCGCAAATGCACCAAGTGTTAAAAATTCGATCAAAGTCCAGATTCTTTGTTGGGAAGAGAGTGCAATCTGCAGAAAATTTTTCAACGAGGTTAACCGAAATTCAGGTGggtccaacgggattcgaacccataacctctgcgatgctggtgcactCCTCTACCAACTGACCTATGAAACCAGTCAGTTGGgagaaggtcaatttgttgggctcatttgttccggtgatggactcgatgaatgaaattaaCGTATATTTAAaaagcgggttatagacgaatccctttggagccaccaaataggtgGTATAAATGTCAATaacaggcaattgcttaaatcagtacATGTAGCCCTATATTCATGTCACGGCCTTTTCACGGACCGCCATatatttttggattgaatttctcgctaatgagactcctgtaggagcccgatgaccaatcacaggaaactaACTTGATGTTATAGtgtcaccgaaccggaattgtctaaaaatagatcgtacatgggctcctggccctagttgttcaaaaggtggataatgctgtccaccggataaatcattatccactggatagcgcaattggtttcgctatgacttatccactggatagtgatttatctggctgatagcgctatccatctttcgaacaactggggcctggggtccttttctcgaaagtcccgaaactttacgggccattttcgggtgacacaattccctttgtatctcaagaacggagaggatctaagtcgtcaaacttcacagtcatttttctttttgttgcctttaaaacatgttaaaagatcggctttccaaaacaagcggttggcagtttaacaaatggcttttcggacccgaaaagttatcggggctttcgagaaacgggtccctggaGTTGTTCATTCTTAGTCATGAGgttctgcttaaattttccaggtacatgtaaatgcgaggatcacatctctctttcgtctaaagatttttggCTTACCACAGAAGTGGCATCATTTAGGCACGTTTCCGTGACGCCAATAACGGAAGGTGGTGTTTGCATATTCATCATTATCAATTTAAGTTTATCGAGACTTTTAAGCAAACTACGAGCATTAATGTGCATAATGGAGAATACATCCCCGTTATTTGCAATACTACTTTGATTATTAAGTTCTCCTTCAACGACATATTTACCACAAAGAAGACGAGATTCAAAATTTGAGTCGGGATCGAGATAACTGGAAAGCATATTCCCAACCTCAGGCCGGTCAATAGGTTTACTGATAATAATGATTCGAGACGATCTCCGTCATAATGTACAGGACCATGGGACATTTCGTAAAGTACTAAATTAAACAAGCTATCATCCAAGTGATTAACGGTGTAGCCACGAATTCCAGTATTTTTTCCGTGTAATTagagtttatttcttttctcctttctttgtttgtcctaCTATAGTTTTCTTAGTCCGTAATTAAGCCTCGCTTGTTTTTTGTCTACCTTTGTCAAAATACCTCGTTAACACCCTGGTAAGGCTGgtattgttctttgtgtcaGTTTCACTGATATTGTTTAGTTTCGCATATAAGTTTGTTCATGTTGTATGAAAAACCGTTTTTGTAATCCGGAGAGCCGCACAGATCTTGTAAGTGTCCGGTTTTTTTTCTGACTTCGTTTTCCCTTGGTTTTCTTTCTATTAATACCTTTCCTTGTAATCTCATGTATGTGCTCCGTTTTTTCCTTCGGTGAATCGTCAAGTAAAATAGTACGATATCGAAGTGTGCGCAGAGTCGTTAACAAACGGGAAGGACAGATAATAAATTCGAGTCACtagacattagggagcttaaggaggctcgaaagggttttttttttgttgttgctatagtgtttgtggaAAGATGGAAGATACCAAAGAAgaatatttcatagtgtaggcaaactataaataactttgcaactctattgttgggtaatactttgaggGCACTTAAGACGTCATCTCGGCTACCACGGCAATACACCAGgtcaacaaaaaggccctctaaacttcacttgttgaaaattatctgaaaaactaagtcggtgacctaccgtttttatttctttgttggaaatctccctaaattctttaagttattagagagtatgacaaaaagttatctagtagaatttaagatacatcgaaaaatggcatattatagtttacagaaaattgtactagataaatttccccgaaactttttcatttaaagttccatcgtgaatgatacgtgcatgcaaaaaatcaagataggtcaccgcaCAAAGTTTCGAGATAGAGACATTTTTTTcccgcaggttttatttccgtttcgcTCGATTTTACGCCTGTATTTTTACTTCCGgtgttttgatagaaatttgattcattctgctgacgcgtgtttcttagttatgtgTGAGtcgcgcgcagctaaaaaccctttcgagcctccttaacacgcgcgtttttgctacgcggacggcaaccggaagagaacacatcgcatgccaggacagtggtgtctcccaggtTTTTATACTAATCCTTTTTAATGGAGAAAATATACTTAGCtatgtaaatgtggttgagtgaagaaacgtcaaaaaggaaaaacagttcacttccggttgccgtccgcgtctcaaaaacgcgcgtgcttaaccTCCCTTttaaagaaacaagaaaacatgTAAGCTAAAAAAGATAATCATAGGTTACTGAGCTCAAAAGAAAGCCTTGCCGTTCCGCAAAGTTCTCTAAATCGGCACGAGACTTaacaaaattgcacgagaatCTTCGGTTTCACGCAGATAAACGACACAATTCTTTGCCCAGCAAAATTTGTCGCCATtccgattttgaaattttttggcATCTACAGGAAGTTGTCGGATTTGGGGAGTGAGATGGTCGAATAACCTCACGTTTTCAGAAGAGCAGTCGGCTGGAATACCAACAGAAGTTGCTGTGACTTTGAAAGCATCATTCTGATTGTTCATGACTTGTTCTCTGATAATCCTTCTTGTAAATTTGCAAACTATTGGTCTTGGACCAGGAATTGCATTTCGTTTGGGAACTCGATGGCCAATGTCAATGTCATAGCATTAAATTTCTACTCCTACTGCTTTGAAAAACTTTAGGCATAAAGCAgtggagagagagagaatttTATCAGAGAAATTGAAGTTGATGATATCCCAAAGAAGTTGATTAGAATTCGTTTTAGAACAATGTTTTTCAAGCCAAACAGTTTTACATATAATAACCTGGgtccaaaattaatttttcgtcgtagtcttaaggtggctcaaacgagtttcaacactttcaagagaccttgtcaTTAGAAGgaatgacactacaacactttatcacgtaacagcaatgttatggtaccatatcaaacaccaattattgctgaaaaagaattaagtcatttttgtgacgtaaacagttaccatggtaacaggaaagccttgcaaaaacaccttatattttggttttagttgcttatatctgaaaaacgaacttggtgaccgcATAGTTAATCGAgcgactggttatgaaaccttaaaaccttcaaaagcaagaacaatgttgtcgccaACAATaacaaagatatgtttaaaattaaaaaataatacttaaaaaaaaagaacaatgttGTCCCAATCGATGTTGAACTGATCGACcatgaccctgcacaatcttttctttttactttgcatgggtttgcaaattagttgcgtataatttaatcgaaggatttgattggttatcttctcgaaaaaaggtatGTTTTGTGCAGGGTAAAGGctaaacatgaaacaaaggaacttgttgAGTTTTAACTATGGTGACCCCAATCTttcattgcacaaaagtgatcagcaggcaaagataaaactctctgcaaagttgaaaaaaaattatgtgaagCGGATTCATATTTACCTTAATTCTTCAgttaattaaggtggctctaatcCGCTTCACAGAATGTTTTGGCATGCTGAATAACATTTCAGATATAAAAAAATGGgcgtcaccgagttcgtttttgagatatgagtgGCAGTTGCTACGGTAACTTTtcacgtcacaaaaatgaccaaatctttttcagcaataattggtgtttgatatggtaccataaaattgctgttaactgataaagtgttgtagtgtgaatccttctaataagaacgtttctttcaagtgttgaaactggtttgagccaccttaagtgtaAAGTATGCCAATGAATAGCAAAGAAGGAATAAAAGTTATCACTTGCTTGTGATATGAGAACATCaggtcaaatatttttcttctttttcttaccACTTAGGCGTcataaaaaatttgcatactgttAATATTATAATTCAGACCTACAACAAAACGACTAAACATACCTTCCAGTTTCACTGCGCAACAGACACGAGAGAAATATACGGTTAGGTTTCGTTAGGTTTACTTTGGACGTTTGGGCCGCACACCGTCTTAACATTACAAACATGAATATTGAAGAAAAGCTACATCTATTGGGCGCACATAAATTGACTAAACACATTTCAATCACAATACAGCAAGGAAAGTATATCCAATACACAAAGTAGCGGCATTGGCGGATACGAaaaccaattattattattattattattattattattattattattattattattattataaaaaacgcgagcgacattttacttttgttttgtgcaccaacatggccgtctaatcacgtgaaTGCAAACTAAGAATTGCGCAACAGATAAATGATGACGCTTAACTATACGTCCAAAATCTCGAAAATCGTGGGTAATAGGTGTCGGCCTCGAATGACTAATCACGTGCTATACCTAGCTTAGATACACTTTAAGTCACTATCTATAATTCCTCACTTACACCTTCTGCAACCCAGGCCTTCTCGCTCTTGTGACGCAGACAAATTCAATTTCAGGTTTATTCGTTACCACTCAATCGCTAGAAATTCCGGCATTAAACAAGAAAGGTAAACACATCCGTAAAAAAAACTCTACTGAAGACAATCAGGTTGTCGTTTGTTATCCATTGAGTGCAATTACAAACAACAAGACAAATCGAGGCAGTGAATTGTCTTTCACTGCTGGTTAAATAAATTCTCGCTAAAGCCTTCTTTGGAGGAAAACGTTGAACAAAGTTCACTTTAGGCATGaacaaaatgttggttttggccTGCGCCGATGCCATTAACTTTGTCCTCAATATACTtagtttttgtggagaaaaaacCTTTTAACTGTGTTCTACCTCAAAACCAATTACGctgaagaacaacaaaagcaaaaaagtaaTCGCACTTTCGTTATCATCTGCATGAGGTTATTCAGTGCAAGAAGtacttttaatttaatattccATTTTGTACTGACATGGCATAATCATTGATTATAAACTAAATGTCCACCGGTTCAAACTTTTATGTCTTGGTATATCAACAACTTTGTAACCCACCTTAACAAgtccattttctttgtaatctgTCCATGTTTTATTGTCTGTAGATGACTCTAAGGTGTACTTCTTTACCCAGTAAGGACAAATTCCTCCCCCTTGAGTGGACACAGCACAAATTACATGAAGCGACTGTAGGTCAATCTGCATATACTCGTTAGCATTATCCCCTTTAGTACCCCATGGTCCTCTTACGTTATTCAATCTACCAAAACTGGCTGGAGCATAGGACAAGGCACTGGAGGCTGTTATCCTTTCATCTGGGATTAAACCGTTTTCCATTCCAAGATCCCAATCAATACAGTCTCCTACGTTTAAATAAACAACTGCAGTTTAGGTTACAGTTGAAAACTCCCTGGCAGAAAACAAGACTcgttttatctttgttcttttccCAAATAAACTAACATTTAgggttagcatttttttttactaatgCAGTAGATAAAGGGTAACAAACACTTAATAAGCAAAGCcgattattattatgcagtatgtagtacgtaagtatgcttacaaatataagtaggaaaaggcactattgtgtaacaatccctactgttaaacccatttacaaaccaattggtaataactaacgaaccaacatttgagaaaggaacaagagtttatattccttaataactcgtcgaaaccttgaatgaccttgctatgtttagggtgtacgataaaactgccttctgcatattaaacaaaacctggttccctctatccaaacctaaaaacttcctaactttctccgccgtctccatagagtagcctcctagtacatcaactatcactgtgtgatagtgtggccggggaactgttggcgcatctcccatctcaacggcgcatacttgtcagttttctcctgttccttctgttctctgttggaaacccaagggcagctcatctcaataaggatcaccttcttctcctttctgtccacaattctcgcatcgattctgttagccctgacttccgtattttcagcaaatactgggacatcccagtacgcgCACGCTCGGTCATTCTTGTACTCGGGTTTAGGTGAGACTGGAGAGTACCAAGGGGGGATACACTGGATAAGATCTAAGTCCTTCAGGAActcgaagaaaaggattttcaaggctgcATTGTGTCTCTGCATGTATTTAGTCTGTGCCAAGGTACCACATCCGCTAATCACGTGGGCCATAGATTCAGGCCCTTTTCCACACATACGACACGTGGTATCCGAGGTGGTCAGCGTCTTCGTCTTGCTCTGGTGGTACAGCTTAGTGGGGAGTAATTGCTGGTATAACTCATAGATTCCAGCAACAGTATGCACAGGTGCAGACTTCCACTTACTAAGCCTAGTGAAGCAGTCAATAACTTTGTTATCATCCCAtctttctccgaacagctttctTTGCCACCTCTGCTCTCTTACTTCCCTCatgcttctctcttcttctctcgcTCGTAATGTTCTCCCTACTCCTTTAACATGTGCTTCCTCACCTGAGTCAGTTTGCAACGCTTTGGGATCTGGGTATGAAAGGTCCAGAGTAATGTCCATTTCCAAAGCAAATTTCTTGGCATCCTTTACGAGTGATCTTCTTCCTGCTCGTTCgcacttctcttcaaactcgCGCACTAAACTCATCGTTCGATCTTCGTTTGCGTACAGCTTCATTGTGGTCTTGACTTTGGTCTGCTTATACAGGCTCTCAAATGACTTCAGTCCCCGGCCTCCACACTTCCTTGGTAGGTATAGCAACTCGGTTGAACCGAGTGGATGGTAGCCTCCATTCTCTTTGATGATCTTGCGAGCTTCGCGATCGAGTTGTTGTAGATCTGcgagcggccatgttagtgtccaCATAGGGTAGGTGACAACTGGTAGTGCGTATTGATTAGATGCTGAGACTTTGTGGAAGTCCGATAGGGGGCTCGACCATATAATTGACAGTCTCTGCAAGCAAACCTTTGAAGCTCCCCACAGAACAGagctgtcattattattattattattattattattattattattactattaccgCGACAGAactgattaattaattattattaataacaaCCTAGAAATTTTGTACTTTAAACTTGTTCAATTACATGACCTAAATCACTCGGCATAGGTCTGAAAACTATGAGTTTGGTTTTCTCAATATTAAGAGACCTAAACCAGTGCGAGACAGTTTCAAGCTCAATATTCAGTCAATTCTTCAATTAAGTCGCTTGGATAACAAGGCTTAAATAAGAAATTGGGATCGTCagcaaagagagaaaaaaacattttattgaagcaATTCCCCAAGAAAAATCATCAATATAGATAACGAAGTATAACGGACCGACTATCATCGAGCGTCCTTTGTTGCGATCGTGCAGAATTCATTTGGACTAGTTGTTTTCGCTTATTGCATGAGAAGTGGAAAAACCCTCGCGGAAACCGTCGAATGCATACAAAACAATATTTCGTAGCTACTATATTCTTTAAAATGCGATTATTAACAGCTCCTTCAAAGGATTTTGATAAAACTGGAAGCACTAGTGTTCAATAGAGTTAAATATTGATGACAATGTATAAAGTCCAAAGATGCCTCCTGATTTCTTGGGTTTAATAGTTTTAAGGTCATTTCGTTATTGTAAGTTGTGTAATACTGGTTTTGACATATTACGGTAGCACGAAAAAGGATACCATTACCAAAAGGGATGTACCGGCAGTGGACAACGAAAAGTATGAAAACCAAATACAAGGCCAAATTTTCCTAAAAATGTTCCACATGGAAGGAAAACCACTGAAAATAT
This portion of the Montipora capricornis isolate CH-2021 chromosome 11, ASM3666992v2, whole genome shotgun sequence genome encodes:
- the LOC138024287 gene encoding lactadherin-like, producing MENGLIPDERITASSALSYAPASFGRLNNVRGPWGTKGDNANEYMQIDLQSLHVICAVSTQGGGICPYWVKKYTLESSTDNKTWTDYKENGLVKVGYKVVDIPRHKSLNRWTFSL